A stretch of the Papaver somniferum cultivar HN1 chromosome 6, ASM357369v1, whole genome shotgun sequence genome encodes the following:
- the LOC113290662 gene encoding uncharacterized protein LOC113290662: MILNVEAWFFEQKKLNLMEWFPGFDADKHKTSHATVWVKFPGLPVEYWIEKTLLAIGKTLGTPIVVDKHTLSHEYGHFTSVLIDVNFVELNTDAFLVTVGGSEFCQNFEIHKKPKFCSKCKLIGHSDSECRKKSKNNVNNLQIQSAAQGQKSQANEINTGDSKATNGDNGWKEAGSKKKERMLRTFPLFLRL; the protein is encoded by the coding sequence ATGATTCTTAACGTGGAAGCATGGTTTTTTGAACAAAAAAAgcttaatctcatggaatggtttcCAGGTTTTGATGCAGACAAACATAAAACGTCTCATGCTACTGTATGGGTTAAGTTTCCTGGCTTGCCTGTAGAATACTGGATTGAGAAAACGCTACTGGCTATAGGTAAAACCCTTGGAACACCTATTGTGGTTGATAAACATACTCTTTCTCATGAGTATGGGCATTTCACTTCAGTCCTAATTGATGTAAACTTTGTTGAGCTCAACACAGATGCATTTCTTGTGACAGTGGGGGGTTCAGAATTTTGTCAGAATTTTGAGATTCATAAAAAGCCTAAGTTTTGTTCCAAGTGTAAGCTTATTGGTCATTCTGATTCAGAATGCCGTAAGAAATCAAAGAACAATGTTAACAACCTTCAAATCCAGAGTGCAGCTCAAGGTCAGAAATCACAAGCTAATGAGATTAATACTGGTGACAGTAAGGCTACCAATGGTGACAATGGATGGAAGGAAGCTGGgagtaaaaaaaaggaaagaatgcTCCGGACATTCCCGTTGTTCCTAAGGTTGTAA